TGGGTGGAGACGATGAGCGACTTCCCGCTTGCCAACGCACGCTCGACAGTCGGGATGAACCGGGGAGAGGCGATCTCCATCGGGGCGAGCTCGTCGATCACCACCAACTCCCGCTCGGCTAACGCGCGCTCGATCGCCGCGATCCCGATTGCCTCCAAATCCTTCAGGTTAACAGTGTAGCGTCCGACCTTCGGCCCGCCCCGGACGTGGAGGTGGGCGAGGACCCCCTCGGCCCCGGTCGCTAAGTCGATCACGGAGAAACCGACCCGGTGACCGCACTTCCTGATCTCCTTTGTGACCATCCCCCCATAGGAGAGCGGGACGCGGGTAAGGACCCGTTCGATCAGGGTCGTCTTCCCCACCCCCGGCCGGCCGGTCAGAGCGATGCGCGTCTTGATAGTCATGCCGCTCGATTCTATCCTCTTTCCCGCGATGGAAAAAGATGCGCGCAAGATCGGGCACCTCGACATGGACGCGTTCTACGCCGCGGTGGAGCAACTCGACAACCCCGCCTACCGGGGCAAGCCGGTGATCGTCGGCGGGCTCGGTCCGCGCGGGGTGGTATCAACCGCATCGTACGAGGCGCGGGAGTTCGGGGTGAAAAGTGCAATGCCGATGGCGAAAGCGCGCAAGCTCTGCCCGCACGCGATCTTCCTCCCGCCCCGCTTTCCCCGCTACAAGGAGATCTCCGACCACGTCCGCGCCATCATCCGCGACTACACCCCGATCATCGAACCGATCTCGCTCGACGAGGCGTTCTTCGACCTGACCGGTTCCGAACGGGTGGTCGGTCCGGCGGAGGAAATCCTAAGATCGATCAAGTCCCGGGTGCGGGAGGAGACCGGGCTCACCTGTTCGGTCGGGCTTGCCCCGAACCGGTTCCTGGCGAAGATCGCCTCTGAGCTGGAGAAACCGGACGGGCTTGTGATCATCACCCCGGACCGGGTGCAGGAGGTCCTCGATCCCCTTCCGGTCGAGCGGATCTTCGGGGTGGGAAAGGTCACGGCACGGAGGCTGCACGGCCTCGGGATCGACACGATCCGTGCGCTACGGGAGGCACCGATCGAGCTCCTCGTGCGCGAGTTCGGGAAGTACGGCCGGGTCCTGTACCACCTCGCGCGGGGGGAGGATGACACTCCAGTCCGGCCGGAGCGAGAGGCAAAGTCGGTCTCCCGCGAGGTCACGTTCCCGCACGACGTCTACGAGCGGGAGGAGATAGAGCGAATCGTGCGGCGGATGGCGCGTGAGGTGGCGGGGCAGCTGCGGCGGGACGGCCTGTTGGGAAAGACCGTCCGGATCAAGGTGCGGTTTCCCGACTTTCGCACGATAACCCGCCAGGCACGGATGGAGGCCCCGACCGACTCCACCTACCTGATCGAGGAGACGGCGATCGGGCTCCTGCGTCGCCGGGTTGAGCTGTCCGGGGAAGGAGTGCGCCTCCTCGGGGTCGGGGTGGGGAACCTCACCGCAGGGAAGGCACGCCAACTCCCCCTGTTCACGACCGATGAGACCCTCGATCGGACGATCGATCGGCTCCAGAACACGTTCGGGACGAGGGCCGTGCAGCGGGACGGACATCCCTCACCCGTAAACGGGAAGGAGACGGTAGCGGGGAAGGGCGGGAGCGGGTATCCTGAGTCCGGAGGTGAGGCGGAGTGAAGCGCTACATCGTCGGTTTCGCGGTCCTGTCACTATTCTCCCTTGTTGGGTTCGGAATGCCGCTCTGCAATTACCACGCCCCGGTGAGCGACCTGTCCAACCTGGGAATGAGCTTTTCCTATCACTACTACAACGATCCCTATGGCCTGCACGACCAGGACATCAACGCCGGCAGTTTTCAGGTCCATTACACCCGCATCTACGACTCTCCGGACTTCGGGTACGACTTCGCCGCGAAGAACGATATGACGATCTCGGTCCTTTCCCTATCCACGTACAACGTGAACGCCGACGGGAGTGTGAAGCGCTACCTCTCCCCTGATCGCGACTTCTTCGGGTTCGCCGGGGTGTGCGGAAAGACCGCATCGAACTACGAGACGATTGGGATCTCGGTGAACCTTGGACTGGGGTACGGAAGGTTTGCGAACGTCACTCCGCTCGCCAAGGCAATAGAGATCGACTCCTATCTGGTTGCGCGGGGGAGTTTGGCCGATCACCTCTCTGACATCGACCTTCAGGCCCTCGCCCATGAGATCGACAACGCCTCCACCTATCCCACCACCGCCGACCTCCTCTCCGCATTGCAGGAGATCGTGGAGGGGAGCGGCTTGGTGAAGGAGGGAGGGCTCGACGCCCTCGACATCTCGGAGATGGGGAACATCGTCAGGGACAACACCCATTCCCGCTACTGCGGTGGAGAGGCGAAGCTCGGGTTGAGCTACGAGATCCTCGACCCGATGGGAGGGGCAAACGACCTGTTCGCTACCGCCTCGTTCAACTACGCGTTCACCGCCACCCCGCGGGCCCAGTTTCTCATTCAAGGGAGCATCACCGGCCCGCTCGACATCGTGAAAGAGCACGAGCTCTCCGTCGCGGCGAGCTACGACTACCTAATCTCCGATTTCCTCAGTTTTTCCGGAAGTTACACCTTCGTGCAGGAGGCGCGCCTCGGTGAGGTGGACGATTCGCACAAGATCACCATCAACCTCGATTTCACTCCGATTCGGACCGCCCGCATCACCCTGGAAATGATGTTTGAACACGAGCCGTACTACCTCGAATGGAGCCAGGAGGTCCGCCTGAGCATCGGGACGGATCTCCTATAGAGAAGAGAGCACAGCCCGCATCAGGGAATCGCTCACCAGCTCCTTAGCCTCCTCGAGCGGGAAGAACCGCGCTTCCGCGATCTCATCCGGATCCGGATTCGGGGCTCCATCGATCGTGATCCGGTAGAAGACCATGATCCAATGGAGGCGGCTGATCTCGCCGAGTTTGGCCCGCACGTCGACCAGTTCATCGATCGATGCTTCGACCCGCAGCTCCTCCCGCACCTCGCGCACGAGCCCGGCGGCCGGGGATTCCCCGAACCGGACGAACCCGCCGGGGAGCGACCACCGCCCCTCGGTGAGCCCCCGGCTTCCCTTGACCAAAAGGACGTTTCCATCCTGGATCGCGATCCCCTCGACCACCACCCGCGGCATCGATGCGTGCACTGCTGCGCGGACAAGCGGTGTCGCCGCGTTCGTGCTGGCCAACTCATCCTTGCTCGGCCACTCGTGCGGAAACCGTGGAAGTTGCGGAGTGGCGAACATCACCGGCGGATCGGTCGCCAATGGGGCGATCTCCTCGATCGGGAATGGGATCTCATCCCTCGCGGGAAGCCCGAAGGTACCACCGCGGTTTACGAGGAAGACCCTCCCATCAGTCTCGATGTAGTAGCGCATGTGCGTCATTGTACTCAAAGGGACAATTGGAACAAGCACGAAAGCAAATCCTGTTGCTATCTCAATTTCCCGCTTAGGGCTTGACAAACCAGCCGTTTCGTGGTATCTTTCTAAACGGTTAGACTAAACGTTTAGAAATGGCAACGATAAAGGATGTGGCGAAAAAAGCAGGAGTATCGGTGGCGACAGTTTCGTACGTGATCAACGGAACAAGGAACGTCGCTCCGGAGACAGCGGCGCGGGTGCGGGCGGCGATGGAGGAGTTGAGTTATCACCCCAATGCAGTCGCCCAGTCACTGCGTACTCGCACCACTCATGTGATCGGCGCGGTCATCTCCGACATCAGCAACCCGTTCTTCGCCACGTTGATCCGAGGAGCAGAAGATTGCGCTCGGGAGAACGGGTACAGCCTCCTCATCTGCAACACAAGCGAAAAGTTGGAGAACGAACTCGTCTACCTACAGCTTCTCTCCCGCAAGCGCGTGGACGGGATGATCATTGCCCCGACCGGAAAGAACGACGGCCTGATCAAGGATCTGATCGCACGGGGAATGCAGATCGTGTTCATCGACCGAAAGGTGGAAGGGGTGGCTGCCCCGGCCGTCCTGTCGGAGAACGAGGAGGGGGCGTATCAAGCGACCCGCTATCTGATCGAGCAAGGGCATCGCAAAATCGGGATCGTCCTCGGACTTCCCCACGTTTCCACCACCACCGAGCGGTTGCACGGGTATGAACGCGCTCTTGCCGAGGCGGGAATCGCCGCAGATCCGTCCCTCATCGTATATGGTCATTCGCAAGTGGAAGGAGCACGGAAAGCATCCGTAACGCTGCTCGACAGAGCGGATCGTCCGAGCGCGGTCTTCGCCACCAACAACCTGATGACGATCGGGCTGATGATGGCCATCCACGAGCTTGAGCTCCACTGCCCGCAAGACGTGTCGGTGATCGGGTTTGACGATTTCGATTGGGCAGCGGCGTTCAACCCCCCGCTCACAACCGTTGCCCAAGATCCTTACCTAATCGGAGAAAGGGCAGTAGAGATCCTCTTTGCAAACTTAAACCAGCATAACCGCTCCACAGTCGAGGTGAGGATTCCAACCCGCTTCTTACGACGTGGATCTGTAAATACTATCCCATGATTCTGATTAAGGGGAGGTGATATATGACTGGAAGCGAATTTACCGGGCGAAGGGGAAAGAACAAAGAGACAGCAGGCAGCGAAAATAAGGAGGTCTAGAGATGAAGAGAATCTTGTCCGTAACATTGATTCTGGTGGCGTTGCTTACACTGATGGTGGGAACGAGCTACGCCGATGAAAGCACTAAGACATTGTACGTCAACGGGCATCCAATGTTCCTCGGACTTGCCGCCCACTCGGTCCGCAACGTTTGGGAAGACCTGTACGTCAAGGCGTTCAACTGGTACTGCGCCGATTTGGGGATCCGTTCCACCTGGACGGAAGCGGGGTACGACACCGCTACCCAGATCACCCAGGCCAAGCGCCTGATCGACATGGGGATCGACGGGCTCATCATTTCCCCGTGGGATGTGAAGGCGCTGCGTGTGGTGATGGACTACGCGAAGGAACATAACGTTCCCGTGATCTGCACCAACACGGTCGTCGACAGCAGCTATCCCCTGATGTTCGTCGGGTTTGGGCAGAAACAGGCTGGCGCGCAACTCGCTCAGAAGATCGTAGAGTACCTGCGGGATAAGGTTGAGCCGATCGGTGAAGTGAAGGGAACCGTGCTCGAACTCTCCTCAGGTCCGGGAACCTCCGAAGACATAATGCGCGGGGGTGGGTTCCATGACGTGATCGATCAGTACCCCGACGTCAAAGTGATCACCCAGGTAGCCACATCGGACCGGGCAAAGGCGAAGACCGTCACTCTGAACGTGCTCCGCAGTGGAACAAAGATCGACGCTGTATTCGCTCAGAATGGGTCGATGGCCCTGGGTGCAGATGAAGCACTCAAGGATGCACCTGGAATCACTCCCAAGGACGTGTTCATCGCCACCGTCGATGCCTTCCCGCAGATCTGCGATGAGATCGGCGCTGGGAACATCGATGTCGCTGTGGACCAGACTCCCGCGTTCTACAACCCGATCGCCGTCTACTACATGGTTCAATACCTAGAGAAGGGTCCGTCCGCGCTGCCCAAGTTTGGAGAGACGATCACCGCCGACCAATTGCAGCCTTATCTCGACACGGGAGTAAAGCACATGGGCCTTGATCCGTGGAAGGTACCGATGTGGGCACCGGCTCAAATTCGTCATATGACCGAGTTCAGCAGTGACATCACACACGACTACATCTGGTTCCAGACGAATGCGGTCGTGGTGACCAAAGACAACTACAACAGCCCGCTTCTGTGGGGGAACTTCCCGCTTCCTGGTTGGTAGAGGAGGTCAACGCCCAACGGCGTGACTGCAGCCCGGGCCATCGGGTCGACGCCGACCCGATGGCCCGATTGAAGCTAAAGGTGAGGTTGAGATGAAGCCACAAGTAAACACGCGTGTAAAGGTCCTCATAGTCGATAACTTCATCTGGTTCATAAACGCCGGCCTTTACATCCTGTTCATAATCTTGAATCCACGGGGCTTTTTGACGATTCACAATGTAGAGTTCATCCTGTATGTAAGCTCGATGCTCGGCTTTCTCGTCCTTGGCGAAGCGCTTGCGATGATCACCGGCGGGATGGACCTCT
This sequence is a window from Candidatus Bipolaricaulota bacterium. Protein-coding genes within it:
- a CDS encoding DNA polymerase IV, whose amino-acid sequence is MEKDARKIGHLDMDAFYAAVEQLDNPAYRGKPVIVGGLGPRGVVSTASYEAREFGVKSAMPMAKARKLCPHAIFLPPRFPRYKEISDHVRAIIRDYTPIIEPISLDEAFFDLTGSERVVGPAEEILRSIKSRVREETGLTCSVGLAPNRFLAKIASELEKPDGLVIITPDRVQEVLDPLPVERIFGVGKVTARRLHGLGIDTIRALREAPIELLVREFGKYGRVLYHLARGEDDTPVRPEREAKSVSREVTFPHDVYEREEIERIVRRMAREVAGQLRRDGLLGKTVRIKVRFPDFRTITRQARMEAPTDSTYLIEETAIGLLRRRVELSGEGVRLLGVGVGNLTAGKARQLPLFTTDETLDRTIDRLQNTFGTRAVQRDGHPSPVNGKETVAGKGGSGYPESGGEAE
- a CDS encoding LacI family DNA-binding transcriptional regulator — translated: MATVSYVINGTRNVAPETAARVRAAMEELSYHPNAVAQSLRTRTTHVIGAVISDISNPFFATLIRGAEDCARENGYSLLICNTSEKLENELVYLQLLSRKRVDGMIIAPTGKNDGLIKDLIARGMQIVFIDRKVEGVAAPAVLSENEEGAYQATRYLIEQGHRKIGIVLGLPHVSTTTERLHGYERALAEAGIAADPSLIVYGHSQVEGARKASVTLLDRADRPSAVFATNNLMTIGLMMAIHELELHCPQDVSVIGFDDFDWAAAFNPPLTTVAQDPYLIGERAVEILFANLNQHNRSTVEVRIPTRFLRRGSVNTIP
- a CDS encoding sugar ABC transporter substrate-binding protein yields the protein MKRILSVTLILVALLTLMVGTSYADESTKTLYVNGHPMFLGLAAHSVRNVWEDLYVKAFNWYCADLGIRSTWTEAGYDTATQITQAKRLIDMGIDGLIISPWDVKALRVVMDYAKEHNVPVICTNTVVDSSYPLMFVGFGQKQAGAQLAQKIVEYLRDKVEPIGEVKGTVLELSSGPGTSEDIMRGGGFHDVIDQYPDVKVITQVATSDRAKAKTVTLNVLRSGTKIDAVFAQNGSMALGADEALKDAPGITPKDVFIATVDAFPQICDEIGAGNIDVAVDQTPAFYNPIAVYYMVQYLEKGPSALPKFGETITADQLQPYLDTGVKHMGLDPWKVPMWAPAQIRHMTEFSSDITHDYIWFQTNAVVVTKDNYNSPLLWGNFPLPGW
- a CDS encoding NUDIX hydrolase is translated as MTHMRYYIETDGRVFLVNRGGTFGLPARDEIPFPIEEIAPLATDPPVMFATPQLPRFPHEWPSKDELASTNAATPLVRAAVHASMPRVVVEGIAIQDGNVLLVKGSRGLTEGRWSLPGGFVRFGESPAAGLVREVREELRVEASIDELVDVRAKLGEISRLHWIMVFYRITIDGAPNPDPDEIAEARFFPLEEAKELVSDSLMRAVLSSL
- a CDS encoding NTPase produces the protein MTIKTRIALTGRPGVGKTTLIERVLTRVPLSYGGMVTKEIRKCGHRVGFSVIDLATGAEGVLAHLHVRGGPKVGRYTVNLKDLEAIGIAAIERALAERELVVIDELAPMEIASPRFIPTVERALASGKSLIVSTHAHLDHPLVHRVRRELKLFRVKLSNRDALVDQIVNEFIG